The following proteins come from a genomic window of Achromobacter deleyi:
- a CDS encoding glutathione S-transferase N-terminal domain-containing protein: MSSLDSFAITRKWPARHPDRIQLYSLPTPNGVKVSILLEELGLPYEPHRVSFDSQDQFSPEFLSLSPNNKIPAILDPNGPDGKPLALFESGAILVYLASKTGQFIPADTAGRYETLQWVMFQMGGIGPMFGQLGFFHKFAGKDYEDKRPRDRYVAESKRLLGVLDKRLEGRDWVMGDQYTIADIAILPWVRNLVGFYGAGELVEFSQFKNVARVLEAFVARPAVAKGLTIPA; this comes from the coding sequence ATGTCTTCCCTCGACTCGTTCGCCATCACCCGGAAATGGCCCGCCCGGCATCCCGACCGCATCCAGCTCTATTCGCTGCCCACGCCCAATGGCGTCAAGGTGTCGATCCTGCTGGAAGAGCTGGGCCTGCCCTATGAGCCGCACCGGGTCAGTTTCGATTCGCAAGACCAGTTCTCGCCGGAATTCCTGTCGCTCAGCCCGAACAACAAGATCCCGGCCATCCTCGATCCCAACGGTCCGGACGGCAAGCCGCTGGCGCTGTTCGAGTCCGGCGCCATCCTGGTCTACCTGGCCAGCAAGACCGGCCAGTTCATCCCCGCCGACACCGCCGGGCGCTACGAGACCCTGCAATGGGTGATGTTCCAGATGGGCGGCATCGGCCCGATGTTCGGCCAGCTGGGCTTTTTCCATAAGTTCGCCGGCAAGGACTACGAGGACAAGCGTCCGCGCGACCGCTACGTGGCCGAATCCAAGCGCCTGCTGGGCGTGCTGGACAAGCGCCTGGAAGGCCGCGACTGGGTCATGGGCGACCAATACACCATCGCCGACATCGCCATCCTGCCGTGGGTGCGCAACCTGGTTGGTTTCTACGGCGCGGGCGAGCTGGTCGAGTTCTCGCAGTTCAAGAACGTCGCGCGGGTGCTGGAGGCCTTCGTGGCGCGTCCGGCGGTGGCCAAGGGTCTGACAATTCCGGCCTGA
- a CDS encoding c-type cytochrome: protein MKHFGIKAVALVALLGIGGGIGGAHLLTAIRKTDSTTTVDPQDRRLAEAGAYIARTADCVACHSVPGDKPFAGGLAMQTPVGTIYSSNITPDKTAGIGAYSYADFKNAVQYGIRKDGAALYPAMPYPSYAIMPDRDIQALYAYFMADVAPVDKPSADSTIPWPLNMRWPMAWWQLLFAGKRDFAAPAGANEKVTRGAYLVEGPGHCGACHTPRGLAYQEKALSMADGDAFLSGAVIDGWRAKSLRGEARGLASWSAADIALFLKTGRTDRVAVFGAMADVVEHSTRYFTDDDLASIAAYLKQLPPVKGKVPVFPAKADATTASLLAGRYDSRGAVIYMEHCVICHRADGQGMPRIFPALAGNSAIFAQNPQSIIQITLEGGKMPANDHDTMAFAMPRFNHLSDQDITDVINFIRTAWTNQAPPIASDEVAHIRDFLASKKPNIVSGGKHE from the coding sequence ATGAAGCATTTCGGGATCAAGGCGGTGGCGCTGGTGGCGCTGCTGGGGATAGGCGGCGGGATTGGCGGCGCCCACCTGTTGACCGCCATCCGCAAGACGGACAGCACCACCACCGTGGATCCGCAGGACCGCCGGCTGGCCGAAGCCGGCGCCTATATCGCGCGCACCGCCGACTGTGTCGCCTGTCATAGCGTGCCGGGCGACAAGCCCTTCGCGGGCGGCCTGGCGATGCAGACGCCGGTCGGCACGATCTACTCGTCCAACATCACGCCCGACAAGACCGCGGGCATCGGCGCCTACAGCTACGCCGACTTCAAGAACGCGGTGCAGTACGGCATCCGCAAGGACGGCGCCGCGCTCTATCCGGCCATGCCGTATCCGTCGTACGCCATCATGCCCGACCGCGACATCCAGGCGCTCTACGCCTACTTCATGGCCGACGTCGCGCCGGTCGACAAGCCCAGCGCCGATTCGACCATTCCCTGGCCCCTGAACATGCGCTGGCCCATGGCCTGGTGGCAGCTGCTGTTCGCCGGCAAGCGCGACTTCGCCGCGCCCGCCGGCGCCAACGAGAAGGTGACGCGCGGCGCCTACCTGGTGGAAGGCCCCGGGCATTGCGGCGCCTGCCATACGCCGCGCGGCCTGGCCTACCAGGAAAAGGCGCTGTCGATGGCCGATGGCGACGCGTTCCTGTCTGGCGCCGTGATCGACGGCTGGCGCGCCAAGAGCCTGCGCGGCGAGGCCCGCGGCCTGGCTTCCTGGAGCGCGGCCGACATCGCCCTGTTCCTCAAGACCGGCCGCACCGACCGGGTCGCGGTGTTCGGCGCCATGGCCGACGTGGTCGAGCACAGCACGCGCTATTTCACCGATGACGACCTGGCCAGCATCGCCGCGTATCTGAAGCAGCTGCCGCCCGTGAAGGGCAAGGTGCCGGTGTTCCCGGCCAAGGCGGACGCCACCACCGCGTCGCTGCTGGCCGGCCGCTACGACTCGCGCGGCGCGGTGATCTACATGGAGCATTGCGTCATCTGCCACCGGGCAGACGGCCAGGGCATGCCGCGCATCTTCCCGGCGCTGGCGGGCAACTCCGCGATCTTCGCGCAGAACCCGCAGTCGATCATCCAGATCACCCTGGAAGGCGGCAAGATGCCCGCCAACGACCATGACACCATGGCCTTCGCGATGCCGCGCTTCAACCACCTGAGCGACCAGGACATCACCGACGTCATCAACTTCATCCGCACGGCCTGGACCAACCAGGCGCCGCCGATCGCCAGCGACGAGGTCGCGCACATCCGCGACTTCCTGGCCAGCAAGAAGCCGAACATCGTGTCGGGAGGCAAGCATGAATAA
- a CDS encoding c-type cytochrome, which produces MNNLYKIAATVALAAAAGGGMTALAAPPAPAETKTFAVLDKDGKRLADYTIPSDTLIDKEPNAEQIRHGQRLLNETRRLLPNNTGASLNCSSCHVQQGKKPLGAPYINSVNSFPQFNPRAGREVTLADRINGCFQRSMNGKPLDKESPEMLAMLAYMKWLAQDVPHGAQVQIKNAWPIDTKLVPDSARGKTLYGAQCAACHGANGEGKRDGAGNIVFPPLWGDESFNIGAGLARTYKAAAFIRNSMPMGVNTHGNWGEGAVLSDQDAVDVAEYFTHMPRPDFPPKDKDWPDGKKPKDARY; this is translated from the coding sequence ATGAATAACCTGTACAAGATCGCCGCCACGGTGGCGCTGGCGGCCGCGGCCGGCGGCGGCATGACCGCGCTGGCGGCCCCGCCGGCGCCGGCCGAGACCAAGACCTTCGCCGTGCTCGACAAGGACGGCAAGCGGTTGGCCGACTACACCATTCCGTCCGACACCCTGATCGACAAGGAACCCAACGCCGAACAGATCCGCCACGGCCAGCGCCTGCTCAACGAAACCCGCCGGCTGCTACCGAACAACACCGGCGCCAGCCTCAACTGCAGCAGCTGCCACGTGCAGCAGGGCAAGAAGCCGCTGGGCGCGCCGTACATCAATTCGGTCAATTCGTTCCCGCAGTTCAACCCGCGCGCGGGCCGCGAAGTGACGCTGGCGGATCGCATCAACGGCTGTTTCCAACGCTCCATGAACGGCAAGCCGCTGGACAAGGAATCGCCGGAAATGCTGGCGATGCTGGCCTACATGAAGTGGCTGGCGCAGGACGTGCCGCATGGCGCCCAGGTGCAGATCAAGAACGCCTGGCCCATCGATACCAAGCTGGTTCCCGATTCGGCGCGCGGCAAGACCCTGTACGGGGCGCAGTGCGCGGCCTGCCACGGCGCCAACGGCGAGGGCAAGCGCGACGGCGCCGGCAACATCGTGTTCCCGCCGCTGTGGGGCGACGAATCGTTCAACATCGGCGCGGGCCTGGCGCGCACCTACAAGGCGGCGGCGTTCATTCGCAACAGCATGCCGATGGGGGTGAACACCCATGGCAACTGGGGCGAGGGCGCGGTGCTGTCCGACCAGGACGCGGTGGACGTGGCCGAGTACTTCACCCACATGCCGCGGCCGGACTTCCCGCCCAAGGACAAGGACTGGCCGGACGGCAAGAAGCCCAAGGACGCGCGCTACTGA
- a CDS encoding LysR family transcriptional regulator: protein MELRQLRYFVRVVEAGSIGRAAMSLGMVTSALSQQISRLEGELATRLLQRSASGVVPTDAGLAFFRQAQLALRHADDAVHAAQQARLAGHVSVGLSSTTASILGAPFVQAMNQRYPDIRLHLVEALSGHLADMLNGRQLDLAVVFHAEAARRWSVMPLLDEPLFLCAGRGMPGLPAGPTTRLEAIAGLPLVLPSGRHGLRALVSQAFQQRGLTPRVVAEVDGLALLMDVVQLGYAATIQPSSATARIAPGPLAMARIDDADLFRPNLLASLSDDELSPAALAARLVLADVSRGLARDGKWAVTTLHAA, encoded by the coding sequence ATGGAACTGCGCCAGCTTCGTTATTTCGTTCGCGTCGTCGAAGCCGGCAGCATCGGCCGCGCGGCCATGTCGCTCGGCATGGTGACGTCCGCGCTCAGCCAGCAGATCAGCCGGCTCGAAGGCGAACTGGCCACGCGGCTGCTGCAACGCAGCGCCAGCGGCGTGGTGCCGACCGACGCCGGCCTGGCGTTCTTCCGCCAGGCCCAGCTCGCGCTGCGCCATGCCGACGACGCCGTCCACGCCGCGCAGCAGGCGCGCCTGGCCGGCCATGTCAGCGTCGGCCTGTCGTCCACCACCGCGTCCATCCTGGGGGCGCCGTTCGTGCAGGCCATGAACCAGCGCTATCCCGACATCCGCCTGCATCTGGTCGAGGCGCTGTCGGGCCACCTGGCCGACATGCTCAACGGCCGCCAGCTCGACCTGGCCGTCGTATTTCACGCCGAAGCGGCGCGCCGCTGGAGCGTGATGCCGCTGCTGGACGAGCCGTTGTTCCTGTGCGCCGGGCGCGGCATGCCCGGCCTGCCCGCCGGCCCGACCACCCGCCTGGAAGCGATCGCCGGCCTGCCGCTGGTGCTGCCCAGCGGCCGCCACGGGCTGCGCGCCCTGGTCAGCCAGGCGTTCCAGCAGCGCGGGCTGACGCCGCGCGTGGTGGCCGAGGTCGATGGCCTGGCGCTGCTGATGGACGTGGTGCAGCTGGGCTATGCCGCCACCATTCAGCCCAGTTCCGCCACCGCGCGCATCGCGCCGGGGCCGCTCGCCATGGCGCGGATCGACGACGCCGACCTGTTCCGGCCCAACCTGCTGGCCAGCCTGTCGGACGACGAGCTGTCGCCCGCCGCGCTGGCCGCGCGCCTGGTGCTGGCCGACGTGTCGCGCGGCCTGGCGCGCGACGGCAAGTGGGCGGTGACGACGTTGCACGCGGCCTGA
- the tcuA gene encoding FAD-dependent tricarballylate dehydrogenase TcuA produces the protein MVDVLVVGGGNAALCAALMAREAGASVLLLEAAPREWRGGNSQHTRNLRCMHDAPQDVLVDAYPEEEYWQDLLKVTGGQTDEKLARLVIRESATCRDWMRRHGVNFQPPLSGALHVARTNAFFMGGGKALVNAYYRSAEALGVRIRYDAPVDALELENGRFKAARIGAERIEARACVLAAGGFESNRDWLREAWGQNERGEWPADNFLIRGTRYNQGVLLKFMLDAGADRIGDPSQSHCVAIDARAPLYDGGICTRIDCVSLGVVVNRDAQRFYDEGEDFWPKRYAIWGRLTAMQPGQIAYSIIDAKAVGRFMPPVFPGVTADSVPELGRRLGLDPVAFERTLREYNQACRTGTFDHTTLDDCRTEGLAPAKTHWARPIDTAPFYGYALRPGITFTYLGLKVDETAAVRFNGVPSDNLFVAGEMMAGNVLGKGYTAGVGMSIGTAFGRIAGTRAAAAARQSHQAGAQHAAA, from the coding sequence ATGGTCGACGTATTGGTGGTGGGCGGGGGCAACGCGGCGCTATGCGCGGCCCTGATGGCGCGCGAGGCGGGCGCCAGCGTGTTGCTGCTGGAGGCAGCGCCGCGCGAATGGCGCGGCGGCAATTCGCAGCACACGCGCAACCTGCGTTGCATGCACGACGCGCCGCAGGACGTGCTGGTGGACGCCTATCCGGAAGAGGAATACTGGCAGGACCTGCTCAAGGTCACCGGCGGCCAGACCGACGAAAAGCTGGCGCGGCTGGTGATCCGCGAGTCCGCCACCTGTCGCGACTGGATGCGGCGCCACGGCGTCAATTTCCAGCCGCCGCTGTCGGGCGCGCTGCACGTGGCCCGCACCAATGCCTTCTTCATGGGCGGCGGCAAGGCGCTGGTGAACGCCTATTACCGCAGCGCCGAGGCCCTGGGCGTGCGCATCCGCTACGACGCGCCGGTGGACGCGCTGGAACTGGAGAACGGCCGCTTCAAGGCCGCCCGCATCGGCGCCGAGCGCATCGAGGCGCGCGCCTGTGTGCTGGCGGCCGGCGGTTTCGAGTCCAACCGCGACTGGCTGCGTGAGGCGTGGGGCCAGAACGAGCGCGGCGAATGGCCGGCCGACAACTTCCTCATCCGCGGCACCCGCTACAACCAGGGCGTGCTGCTCAAGTTCATGCTGGACGCGGGCGCCGACCGCATCGGCGATCCGTCGCAGTCGCACTGCGTGGCGATCGACGCGCGCGCGCCGCTGTACGACGGCGGCATCTGCACCCGCATCGACTGCGTCTCGCTGGGCGTGGTGGTCAACCGCGACGCGCAACGCTTCTACGACGAGGGCGAGGACTTCTGGCCCAAGCGCTACGCCATCTGGGGCCGCCTGACCGCCATGCAGCCGGGGCAGATCGCCTATTCCATCATCGACGCCAAGGCCGTCGGCCGCTTCATGCCACCGGTGTTTCCGGGCGTCACCGCCGATTCCGTGCCGGAACTGGGGCGGCGGCTGGGGCTGGACCCAGTGGCGTTCGAGCGCACCCTCCGCGAATACAACCAGGCCTGTAGAACCGGCACCTTCGACCACACGACGCTGGACGACTGCCGCACCGAGGGCCTGGCGCCCGCCAAGACGCACTGGGCCCGGCCCATCGACACCGCGCCGTTCTACGGCTACGCGCTGCGGCCCGGCATCACGTTCACCTATCTGGGCCTGAAGGTGGATGAGACCGCCGCGGTCCGTTTCAACGGCGTGCCCAGCGACAACCTGTTCGTGGCGGGCGAGATGATGGCAGGCAACGTGCTGGGCAAGGGCTACACGGCGGGGGTGGGCATGTCCATCGGCACCGCCTTCGGCCGCATCGCCGGCACCCGCGCCGCGGCCGCCGCGCGCCAATCGCATCAAGCAGGAGCACAGCATGCGGCAGCTTGA
- the tcuB gene encoding tricarballylate utilization 4Fe-4S protein TcuB, which translates to MRQLETLAREAQSFAQPAPAMIEQPVRWHGRGAAVLSPDETEVARVMQICNACRYCEGFCAVFPAMTRRLEFGKADLNYLANLCHNCGACLHACQYAPPHEFAVNVPQAMAKVRLQTYTEYAFPAALGKLYQRNGLALSLATAAGLALFLALMVMLTGGLFHAPLAGNFYAVFPHNTLALMFGAVFGCAMLALGIGAARFWRDVSPGAASGAAVAEAAHDALRLRYLDGGHGKGCNNADDAFTLWRRRFHHFTFYGFMLCFAATCVATLYHYLLGQQAPYPFWSAPVLLGTAGGIGLLIGPAGLLWLNLKRHPLQGDAAQKPMDRGFIALLLLTSATGLALLAGRDTGAMALLLAVHLGVVMALFLTLPYGKFAHGIYRSAALLKWAIEKRQPDKLRLGAD; encoded by the coding sequence ATGCGGCAGCTTGAGACCCTGGCCCGCGAGGCCCAATCGTTCGCGCAGCCGGCCCCGGCGATGATCGAACAGCCGGTGCGCTGGCATGGCCGTGGCGCCGCCGTGCTCAGCCCGGACGAAACCGAGGTGGCGCGCGTCATGCAGATCTGCAACGCCTGTCGCTACTGCGAAGGCTTCTGCGCCGTGTTTCCGGCCATGACCCGGCGGCTGGAGTTCGGCAAGGCCGATCTGAACTACCTGGCCAACCTGTGCCACAACTGCGGCGCCTGTCTGCACGCCTGCCAGTACGCGCCGCCGCACGAGTTCGCGGTGAACGTGCCGCAAGCCATGGCCAAGGTGCGATTGCAGACCTATACCGAATACGCGTTTCCGGCCGCGCTGGGCAAGCTGTACCAGCGCAACGGACTGGCGCTGTCGCTGGCCACGGCGGCGGGGCTGGCGTTGTTTCTGGCGTTGATGGTGATGCTGACGGGCGGGCTGTTCCATGCGCCGCTGGCGGGCAATTTCTACGCGGTGTTCCCGCACAACACGCTGGCGCTGATGTTCGGCGCGGTGTTCGGCTGCGCCATGCTGGCGCTGGGCATCGGCGCGGCGCGCTTCTGGCGCGACGTCAGCCCCGGCGCGGCCAGCGGCGCGGCGGTGGCCGAGGCCGCGCACGACGCGCTGCGCCTGCGCTACCTGGACGGCGGCCACGGCAAGGGTTGCAACAACGCCGACGATGCCTTCACGTTGTGGCGCCGCCGGTTCCATCACTTCACGTTCTACGGCTTCATGCTGTGCTTTGCCGCCACCTGCGTGGCCACGCTCTATCACTACCTGCTGGGGCAGCAGGCGCCGTATCCGTTCTGGAGCGCGCCGGTGCTGCTGGGCACGGCGGGCGGCATCGGCCTGCTGATCGGGCCGGCGGGGCTGCTGTGGCTGAACCTGAAACGCCATCCGCTGCAGGGCGACGCGGCGCAGAAGCCGATGGACCGTGGCTTCATCGCGCTGCTGCTGCTGACCAGCGCCACCGGCCTGGCGCTGCTGGCCGGCCGCGACACCGGCGCCATGGCCCTGCTGCTGGCGGTGCACCTGGGCGTGGTGATGGCGCTGTTCCTGACCCTGCCTTACGGCAAGTTCGCCCATGGCATCTATCGCTCGGCCGCGCTGTTGAAGTGGGCGATCGAAAAGCGGCAGCCCGACAAGTTGCGGTTGGGCGCCGATTGA
- a CDS encoding Bug family tripartite tricarboxylate transporter substrate binding protein → MFPHRLAHAAFAACLLPAAHAQTFPAKPITLVVPHSAGGTSDILARTVAAEAAKTLGQTIVIDNKGGANGTIAAKQVASAAPDGYTLLLATASTHGINPSLYSRISYDAVKDFTPVTLLATVPNVLVVGPNVKAATVSELIAYVKARGDRSNMGSAGAGTPGHLAGEMFKRAAGLQFTHVPYKGGSPAITDLIGGQIDFLFTTIPGVLPHVKAGTLRALAVTSPQRSPALPEVPTMAESGLAGFQALSWHGVVAPAGTPDAVVARLNDALGGALAAPAVRQRLMEEGAQASSLHTADFGAFIRQEIAAWAQAVKDSGATAN, encoded by the coding sequence ATGTTCCCTCATCGCCTTGCCCATGCGGCATTCGCCGCCTGTCTGCTGCCGGCCGCGCACGCGCAGACCTTTCCCGCCAAGCCCATCACGCTGGTCGTGCCGCATTCGGCCGGCGGCACCTCGGACATCCTGGCCCGCACCGTGGCGGCCGAGGCGGCCAAGACGCTGGGGCAGACCATCGTGATCGACAACAAGGGCGGCGCCAACGGCACCATCGCCGCCAAGCAGGTGGCATCGGCCGCGCCCGATGGCTACACGCTGCTGCTGGCGACCGCCAGCACGCATGGCATCAACCCGTCGCTGTACTCGCGCATCTCGTACGACGCGGTCAAGGATTTCACGCCGGTCACGCTGCTGGCCACCGTGCCCAACGTGCTGGTGGTTGGCCCCAACGTCAAAGCCGCGACCGTGTCCGAGCTGATCGCCTACGTCAAGGCGCGGGGCGATCGCAGCAACATGGGATCGGCCGGCGCCGGCACGCCCGGCCACCTGGCCGGCGAGATGTTCAAGCGCGCCGCGGGCCTGCAGTTCACGCACGTGCCGTACAAGGGCGGCAGCCCGGCCATCACCGACCTGATCGGCGGCCAGATCGACTTCCTGTTCACGACGATTCCGGGCGTGCTGCCGCACGTCAAGGCGGGCACGCTGCGTGCGCTGGCGGTGACCTCGCCGCAGCGCTCGCCGGCCTTGCCCGAGGTTCCGACCATGGCGGAATCGGGCCTGGCGGGCTTCCAGGCGCTGTCGTGGCATGGTGTGGTGGCGCCGGCGGGAACGCCGGACGCGGTGGTGGCGCGCTTGAACGACGCCCTGGGCGGCGCGCTGGCGGCGCCGGCGGTCAGGCAGCGCCTGATGGAAGAAGGGGCCCAGGCGTCGAGCCTGCATACCGCCGACTTCGGCGCGTTCATCCGCCAGGAGATCGCGGCCTGGGCGCAGGCGGTGAAGGATTCCGGCGCCACCGCCAACTGA
- a CDS encoding PLP-dependent aminotransferase family protein → MKRYERLTEEITASILSGLLQAGDRLPSVRQTSASRGVSPSTVFKAYYLLEARGLIRARDRSGYYVLRASQAALPEPDDLSSAAAGRHPVDVSDNVLQVLNATLRRDMLPFGSAFPSPSLLPYSRLARYMATTVQQLDPWGSIDDLSPGDAALRRAIALRYLADGLTVPVDDIIITNGALDALNLCLSAVTRPGDAVIVESPTFYAALQSLERNQLHAIEVATHPREGIDLQALERAIVQHQPRACWLMTTFQNPLGSLMPEAKKEALVKLLARHGVALIEDDVYGELYFGATRPRPAKAFDADGMVMHCSSFSKTLAPGYRVGWVAAGRYTRAIMRNKLTTSLATAAPTQAAIAAYLAQGGYDRHLRQFRQTLALQQGEMLQAVARYFPKGTRATRPLGGYFTWVELPAHIDTLRLHRAALDHGISIAPGPLFSSSGAFGNFLRLNCGHPWNAEMEQGMATLGKLMAT, encoded by the coding sequence ATGAAGCGCTATGAACGGCTGACCGAAGAAATCACCGCCTCGATCCTGTCGGGCCTGCTGCAGGCGGGCGACCGGCTGCCCTCGGTGCGCCAGACCAGCGCCAGCCGCGGCGTCAGCCCGTCGACGGTGTTCAAGGCCTACTACCTGCTGGAAGCGCGCGGCCTGATCCGCGCGCGCGACCGCTCCGGCTACTACGTGCTGCGCGCCTCGCAGGCCGCGCTGCCCGAGCCGGACGACCTGTCCAGCGCCGCCGCCGGCCGCCACCCGGTGGACGTCAGCGACAACGTGCTGCAGGTGCTCAACGCCACCTTGCGGCGCGACATGCTGCCGTTCGGCTCCGCGTTTCCCAGCCCGTCGCTGCTGCCCTACAGCCGGCTGGCGCGCTACATGGCCACCACGGTGCAGCAACTGGACCCGTGGGGCTCGATCGACGACCTCAGCCCCGGCGATGCCGCGCTGCGCCGCGCCATCGCCTTGCGCTACCTGGCCGACGGCCTGACGGTGCCGGTGGACGACATCATCATCACCAACGGCGCGCTCGACGCGCTCAACCTGTGCCTGAGCGCGGTCACGCGGCCCGGCGACGCGGTCATCGTGGAATCGCCCACGTTCTATGCCGCCTTGCAATCGCTCGAACGCAACCAGCTGCACGCCATCGAGGTGGCGACGCATCCGCGCGAAGGCATCGACCTGCAGGCGCTGGAGCGGGCCATCGTGCAGCACCAGCCGCGCGCCTGCTGGCTGATGACGACCTTCCAGAATCCGCTCGGCAGCCTGATGCCCGAGGCCAAGAAGGAGGCGCTGGTCAAGCTGCTGGCGCGCCACGGCGTGGCGCTGATCGAGGACGACGTCTATGGCGAGCTGTACTTCGGCGCCACGCGGCCGCGGCCCGCCAAGGCCTTTGACGCCGATGGCATGGTGATGCATTGCTCGTCGTTCTCGAAAACGCTGGCGCCGGGCTACCGCGTGGGCTGGGTCGCGGCCGGGCGCTACACCCGCGCCATCATGCGCAACAAGCTCACCACCAGCCTGGCCACCGCCGCGCCGACGCAGGCCGCGATTGCCGCCTACCTGGCGCAGGGCGGCTACGACCGCCACCTGCGCCAGTTCCGCCAGACGCTGGCCTTGCAGCAAGGCGAGATGCTGCAAGCGGTGGCGCGCTACTTTCCCAAGGGCACGCGCGCCACGCGGCCGCTGGGCGGCTACTTCACCTGGGTCGAACTGCCCGCGCACATCGACACCTTGCGCCTGCATCGCGCGGCGCTCGACCACGGCATCAGCATCGCGCCGGGCCCGCTGTTTTCCTCGTCCGGCGCGTTCGGCAACTTCCTGCGGCTGAACTGCGGACACCCCTGGAACGCGGAGATGGAGCAAGGCATGGCGACGCTCGGCAAGCTCATGGCGACATGA
- a CDS encoding DUF2474 family protein, producing MAAPTSLPSWRSRLLWLLLIWAGGVAALGLAAGALRLVMRAIGMST from the coding sequence ATGGCCGCGCCGACCTCCCTGCCCTCCTGGCGCAGCCGGCTGCTGTGGCTGCTGTTGATCTGGGCCGGCGGCGTGGCGGCGCTGGGCCTGGCCGCCGGCGCGCTGCGGCTGGTGATGCGCGCCATCGGCATGTCGACCTGA
- the cydB gene encoding cytochrome d ubiquinol oxidase subunit II, which yields MGIDLALIWAGIILFGVMMYVVMDGFDLGIGILFPLIADAEERDAMVNTVAPVWDGNETWLVLGGAGLLAAFPLAYSVILSALYLPLVFMLLGLIFRGVAFEFRFKADPRHRALWDRAFVLGSLCATFFQGVTLGAYIEGIPVVDRAYQGGPWDWISPFSLFTGAGLVAAYALLGCTWLIMKTEGRLHRHMCALARPLTLALLAVIAVLSLWTPLAQPQIAQRWFSLPNMFWFLPVPLLVAAAGIDLMRRVRGAPDAGPFVLALCLVFLGYSGLGISIWPAVIPPDVSIWTAAAPPQSLGFALVGALAIIPIILMYTAWSYYVFRGKVRTGEAFH from the coding sequence ATGGGCATCGACCTTGCATTGATATGGGCCGGCATCATCCTGTTCGGCGTGATGATGTACGTGGTGATGGACGGCTTCGACCTGGGCATCGGCATCCTCTTTCCGCTGATCGCCGACGCCGAGGAACGCGACGCCATGGTCAACACCGTCGCGCCCGTCTGGGACGGCAACGAGACCTGGCTGGTGCTGGGCGGCGCGGGGCTGCTGGCCGCGTTTCCGCTGGCCTACTCGGTGATCCTGAGCGCGCTGTACCTGCCGCTGGTGTTCATGCTGCTGGGGTTGATCTTCCGCGGCGTGGCGTTCGAGTTCCGCTTCAAGGCCGACCCGCGCCATCGCGCGCTGTGGGACCGCGCCTTCGTGCTCGGCTCGCTCTGCGCCACCTTCTTCCAGGGCGTGACGCTGGGCGCCTACATCGAGGGCATTCCGGTGGTCGACCGCGCCTACCAGGGCGGGCCGTGGGACTGGATCAGTCCGTTCTCGCTATTCACCGGCGCGGGCCTGGTGGCGGCCTACGCGCTGCTGGGCTGCACCTGGCTCATCATGAAGACCGAGGGCCGCCTGCACCGCCACATGTGCGCGCTGGCGCGGCCGTTGACGCTGGCGCTGCTGGCGGTGATCGCCGTGCTCAGCCTGTGGACGCCGCTGGCGCAGCCGCAGATCGCGCAGCGCTGGTTCAGCCTGCCCAACATGTTCTGGTTCCTGCCGGTGCCGCTGCTGGTGGCGGCGGCCGGCATCGACCTGATGCGGCGCGTGCGCGGCGCGCCCGACGCGGGGCCGTTCGTGCTGGCGCTGTGCCTGGTGTTCCTGGGCTACAGCGGCCTGGGCATCAGCATCTGGCCCGCGGTGATTCCGCCCGACGTGTCGATCTGGACCGCCGCCGCGCCGCCGCAGAGCCTGGGCTTCGCGCTGGTCGGCGCGCTCGCCATCATTCCGATTATCCTGATGTACACCGCCTGGTCCTACTACGTGTTCCGCGGCAAGGTGCGCACCGGCGAGGCGTTTCACTGA